TCATAAAAAATGCCATTGTCCAGCATGGTGCATTGGCGGCTGCGGTGAACGCCGATAGTGACTTTATTGCCCATAACCCAACCAAAAAGGAAATTTTGGACAAACCGCATATTGGTAAACGAAACCATGCCATTAATGTGGTTGGATGGGACGATGATAAGGGCGCCTGGCTCATTAGAAATTCATGGGGTGAAAAATGGGGGGACAAAGGTTATGCCTGGTTAAAATATGGCACATATGACCTTTCCTTCTTTTCATGGGCAGATGTTACCAAAATGGATTCGCCCGCAGCCCCGGAATCTGAAGTCCAACCTGAAACCGATACCAATGAAGTTCCGGAAACGGAAGAAGATGTGGCCGAAGAAGAGGACCTTCCCGTTTCTCCCACCAAAACCACTTTCACCTTGGACATGGTGCACGTCCTGGGTTCAATTCAGGAATATCAAGAGCTGTTCATAAAGGTCAATGACAATAAAATCAGAAAATATGGCATGAACAGAAAAGGGGTCAAGTACCACAACAAAATAGAAATTGAGGAAGGGGAACAGAAATTGGAGGTCTACACAAAATCAATTGTAAAACGGAAGGGGAAAAAGGCCCTGCTTTTCGGGTATTGGAAAGGAACCATTAAAATGGATGAGGACATACAGGTAAGGTTATTGTATGACAAAAAAATAGAAGCCCCGAATGTTTTTGGATTGAAGTTTAGCAATGATGACATCGTCGTAAAAAAAGGATAAGAGTGATTAAAGAACCAACCGGACATGACCAGACAAGAGTTCCAAAAGAGGTACCACTATAACAATAGGGAGCATAAAATTGGTGGTGGGAGCTTCGGTACTGTCTACAAGGCCTATGATAGGGTCTTGGACAGACATGTTGCCATTAAGGTTTCCGAAGTAAAGCAACTGCAGGGCAAGGAAGTTTCCCTACAGGTAGAGTTCGATGCCATAAAATCATTGGCCAAACATCCAAATATTGCCAATTATGAAAGCGTACATCGTTTTGAGGATGGCCCAGGGATTTTTGACTATGCCATTATGCAGTACTATCCCTTGGGAAATCTTTCCAATTTCATTAAGAAACACGATTTGGATGAGGAACAAAAAGGGAAAATCCTTATCCAAATTTTGGAAGGGTTGGCCTATTTACACCACAAGAAAGTGGTGCATAGGGACATCAAGCCTGGGAATATTTTAGT
The sequence above is a segment of the Muricauda sp. SCSIO 64092 genome. Coding sequences within it:
- a CDS encoding C1 family peptidase, with amino-acid sequence MKVNTIHIKNLFLIGLLLSTTSLLSQAMGLIPATDEERAQMDKDFKEYIGNGEDIYNLTLQSAGEATAKSFDLRDVNALSPIKDQLQCGSCWAFSAIATLESSNLLINAKESDLAEQQLVDCVSFYRGGGCKGGDYTLALKWLADNSKKLKVETQRPYQAEQASCSLSDDGFVRVANWKSIGVSPEIDVIKNAIVQHGALAAAVNADSDFIAHNPTKKEILDKPHIGKRNHAINVVGWDDDKGAWLIRNSWGEKWGDKGYAWLKYGTYDLSFFSWADVTKMDSPAAPESEVQPETDTNEVPETEEDVAEEEDLPVSPTKTTFTLDMVHVLGSIQEYQELFIKVNDNKIRKYGMNRKGVKYHNKIEIEEGEQKLEVYTKSIVKRKGKKALLFGYWKGTIKMDEDIQVRLLYDKKIEAPNVFGLKFSNDDIVVKKG